The following proteins are co-located in the Streptomyces bottropensis ATCC 25435 genome:
- the nth gene encoding endonuclease III — protein sequence MAENSAQKATGRTKKAAPVKRAAARSAAQKTAAVKKTAAAVEKTAAKKATSTQNTAPARKRTSTRKTSSAKATTVTSAAPAETAAKPPTSESRTALVRRARRINRELAEVYPYAHPELDFENSFQLIVATVLSAQTTDLRVNQTTPALFAKYPTPEDLAAADPQEVEEILRPCGFFRAKTRSVMGLSKALVETHGGEVPGRLEDLVKLPGVGRKTAFVVLGNAFGRPGITVDTHFQRLVRRWRWTEATDPDKIEAAIGALFPKSEWTMLSHHVIFHGRRICHARKPACGACPIAPLCPAFGEGETDPEKARKLLKYEKGGFPGQRLKPPQSYLDAGGIPAPPLGAAG from the coding sequence ATGGCGGAGAACTCCGCCCAGAAGGCCACGGGCCGGACGAAAAAGGCCGCACCGGTGAAAAGGGCTGCCGCCCGAAGTGCCGCCCAAAAGACAGCGGCCGTAAAGAAGACAGCCGCGGCCGTGGAGAAGACGGCCGCGAAGAAGGCCACCTCGACGCAAAATACGGCACCGGCACGGAAAAGAACCTCGACCCGAAAGACGTCCTCGGCGAAAGCGACCACCGTCACCTCGGCCGCCCCCGCCGAGACAGCAGCCAAACCCCCCACCTCCGAGTCCCGAACCGCCCTCGTCCGCCGTGCCCGTCGCATCAACCGCGAACTCGCCGAGGTGTACCCGTACGCGCACCCGGAGTTGGACTTCGAGAACTCCTTCCAGCTGATCGTGGCGACGGTCCTGTCCGCGCAGACGACCGACCTGCGGGTCAACCAGACGACCCCGGCGCTCTTCGCGAAGTACCCGACCCCCGAGGACCTGGCCGCGGCCGACCCGCAGGAGGTCGAGGAGATCCTGCGGCCCTGCGGTTTCTTCCGGGCCAAGACGAGGTCGGTCATGGGGCTGTCGAAGGCTCTGGTGGAGACCCACGGCGGCGAGGTCCCCGGCCGGCTCGAAGACCTGGTCAAGCTGCCCGGTGTCGGCCGCAAGACCGCCTTCGTCGTGCTGGGCAACGCCTTCGGCCGGCCCGGCATCACCGTGGACACGCACTTCCAGAGGCTCGTACGGCGCTGGCGGTGGACCGAGGCGACCGACCCCGACAAGATCGAGGCGGCCATCGGCGCGCTCTTCCCGAAGAGCGAGTGGACGATGCTGTCGCACCACGTGATCTTCCACGGCCGCCGTATCTGCCACGCCCGCAAACCGGCCTGCGGTGCCTGCCCCATCGCCCCGCTCTGCCCGGCGTTCGGCGAGGGCGAGACCGACCCGGAGAAGGCCAGGAAGCTACTGAAGTACGAGAAGGGCGGCTTCCCCGGCCAGCGCCTCAAGCCCCCGCAGTCCTACCTCGACGCGGGCGGTATCCCGGCCCCGCCCCTCGGAGCCGCCGGATGA
- a CDS encoding MBL fold metallo-hydrolase has product MTDAAALPGRPRGGVLSGPATARAVNVLAPNASVMTLDGTNTWIVSEPDSDLAVVIDPGPLDDVHLRGVLDTAERAGKRVALTLLTHGHPDHAEGAARFAELTRTNVRALDPALRLGDEGLGAGDVISVGGLELRVVLTPGHTADSLCFHLPADRAVLTGDTVLGRGTTVVAHPDGRLGDYLDSLRCLRSLTVDDGVHTVLPGHGPVLDDAQGAVEFYLAHRAHRLAQVETAVENGHRPPAEVVTHVYADVDRSLWPAAELSVRAQLEYLTEHGLI; this is encoded by the coding sequence ATGACCGACGCAGCAGCCCTCCCCGGCCGGCCCAGGGGCGGCGTCCTGTCGGGGCCCGCCACCGCGCGCGCGGTCAACGTGCTCGCGCCGAACGCCTCCGTGATGACGTTGGACGGGACCAACACCTGGATCGTGTCCGAGCCGGACTCCGACCTGGCGGTCGTGATCGACCCGGGTCCGCTGGACGACGTCCACCTGCGCGGTGTGCTCGACACGGCGGAGAGGGCCGGCAAACGGGTCGCGCTGACCCTGCTCACGCACGGCCACCCGGACCACGCCGAGGGCGCCGCCCGGTTCGCCGAGCTGACCAGGACGAACGTCCGGGCCCTCGACCCCGCGCTGCGGCTCGGCGACGAAGGGCTGGGCGCGGGTGACGTCATCTCGGTCGGCGGCCTGGAACTCCGTGTCGTGCTCACCCCCGGGCACACCGCCGACTCGCTCTGCTTCCACCTCCCGGCCGACCGCGCCGTTCTGACGGGCGACACGGTCCTCGGGCGCGGCACGACGGTCGTGGCCCACCCCGACGGCCGCCTCGGCGACTATCTCGACTCCCTGCGCTGCCTCAGGTCCCTCACGGTCGACGACGGAGTGCACACCGTCCTGCCCGGCCACGGCCCCGTCCTGGACGACGCCCAGGGTGCCGTCGAGTTCTATCTCGCCCACCGCGCGCACCGGCTCGCACAGGTCGAGACGGCCGTCGAGAACGGCCACCGCCCCCCCGCCGAGGTCGTCACCCACGTCTACGCGGACGTCGACCGCTCCCTGTGGCCGGCCGCGGAGCTCTCGGTGCGGGCACAACTGGAGTACCTGACCGAGCACGGCCTGATCTGA
- a CDS encoding Crp/Fnr family transcriptional regulator — protein sequence MDDVLRRAPLFAALDDEQAAELRASMSEVTLARGDALFHEGDPGDRLYVVTEGKVKLHRASPDGRENMLAVLGPGELIGELSLFDPGPRTATATALTEVKLLGLGHGDLQPWLNARPEVAAALLRAVARRLRKTNDQMSDLVFSDVPGRVARALLDLSRRFGVQSEEGIHVVHDLTQEELAQLVGASRETVNKALADFAQRGWLRLEARAVILLDVERLAKRSR from the coding sequence GTGGACGACGTTCTGCGGCGCGCCCCGCTCTTCGCGGCGCTCGATGACGAGCAGGCCGCGGAGCTCCGCGCCTCCATGAGTGAGGTGACCCTCGCGCGGGGTGACGCTCTCTTCCACGAGGGCGACCCGGGTGACCGCCTCTATGTGGTCACCGAAGGCAAGGTCAAGCTGCACCGCGCGTCGCCCGACGGCCGCGAGAACATGCTGGCCGTTCTCGGCCCCGGTGAGCTGATCGGCGAGCTGTCGCTGTTCGACCCCGGTCCGCGTACGGCGACCGCCACGGCACTGACCGAGGTCAAGCTGCTCGGCCTCGGCCACGGCGATCTCCAGCCGTGGCTGAACGCGCGGCCCGAGGTGGCCGCGGCGCTGCTGCGGGCCGTCGCGCGCCGACTGCGCAAGACCAACGACCAGATGTCCGACCTCGTGTTCTCGGACGTTCCCGGGCGGGTCGCTCGTGCGCTGCTGGACCTCTCCCGGCGGTTCGGTGTGCAGTCGGAGGAGGGCATCCACGTGGTGCACGACCTCACCCAGGAAGAACTGGCGCAGCTCGTGGGCGCGTCCCGCGAGACCGTGAACAAGGCTCTGGCGGACTTCGCGCAGCGCGGGTGGCTGCGCCTGGAGGCCCGCGCGGTGATCCTGCTGGACGTGGAGCGGCTGGCCAAGCGGTCACGTTGA
- the nhaA gene encoding Na+/H+ antiporter NhaA — protein sequence MAASRTTPTRKVLGRLSLPERTFVADALRTETVGGCLLLLASVTALIWVNVPALHDSYARVSDFHFGPAALGLDLSVAHWAADGLLAVFFFVAGIELKRELVAGDLKDPRTAVLPVVAALCGMAVPALVYTLTSLTGGGSLSGWAVPTATDIAFALAVLAVIGTSLPNALRAFLLTLAVVDDLCAILIIAVFFTDDLDFAALGGAFAALAVFWLLLRKGVRGWYVYVPLALVSWALMYNSGVHATVAGVAMGLMLRCTRREGEERSPGEHIEHLVRPLSAGVAVPLFALFSAGVAVSGGALGKVFTQPETLGVVLGLVVGKAVGIFGGTWLTARFTRASLSENLVWPDVFAVASLAGIGFTVSLLIGELAFEGDRVLTDSVKAAVLTGSLVAAALATVLLKMRNAKYQALWAAEERDDDQDGIPDIYEQDDPEYHLRMAALYERKAAEHRRLAEVAGGAGDGDDGPA from the coding sequence GTGGCCGCGTCCCGCACCACACCCACCCGCAAGGTCCTCGGCCGACTCTCCCTGCCCGAGCGGACCTTCGTGGCGGACGCGCTGCGCACCGAGACCGTGGGCGGCTGCCTGCTGCTGCTGGCCTCCGTCACCGCACTGATCTGGGTCAACGTCCCCGCGCTGCACGACAGCTACGCGCGCGTGAGCGACTTCCACTTCGGCCCCGCGGCGCTCGGCCTCGACCTGTCCGTGGCGCACTGGGCGGCGGACGGCCTCCTCGCCGTGTTCTTCTTCGTCGCCGGCATCGAACTCAAGCGCGAACTCGTGGCCGGTGACCTCAAGGACCCCAGGACGGCCGTGCTGCCCGTGGTCGCCGCGCTGTGCGGCATGGCCGTACCCGCGCTCGTCTACACGCTCACCAGCCTCACCGGCGGCGGCTCCCTGTCCGGATGGGCGGTGCCCACGGCGACCGACATCGCCTTCGCGCTGGCCGTGCTCGCCGTCATCGGCACCTCCCTGCCGAACGCGCTGCGCGCCTTCCTGCTCACCCTCGCCGTGGTCGACGACCTGTGCGCGATCCTGATCATCGCGGTGTTCTTCACCGACGACCTCGACTTCGCCGCCCTCGGCGGCGCGTTCGCCGCTCTCGCCGTCTTCTGGCTGCTGCTCAGGAAGGGCGTGCGCGGGTGGTACGTGTACGTTCCGCTCGCGCTCGTCAGCTGGGCGCTGATGTACAACAGCGGCGTGCACGCCACCGTCGCCGGGGTCGCGATGGGGCTGATGCTGCGGTGCACCCGGCGTGAGGGCGAGGAGCGCTCCCCCGGCGAACACATCGAGCACCTCGTGCGCCCCCTGTCCGCCGGTGTGGCGGTCCCGCTGTTCGCCCTGTTCAGCGCAGGTGTCGCGGTCTCCGGAGGTGCCCTGGGCAAGGTGTTCACGCAGCCGGAGACGCTCGGGGTGGTGCTCGGGCTGGTCGTCGGCAAGGCGGTCGGGATCTTCGGCGGGACCTGGCTGACCGCCCGGTTCACCAGGGCATCCCTCTCCGAGAACCTGGTCTGGCCGGACGTCTTCGCGGTCGCCTCCCTGGCCGGAATCGGCTTCACCGTGTCGCTGCTCATCGGCGAACTGGCCTTCGAGGGCGACCGGGTGCTCACCGACAGCGTCAAGGCGGCGGTCCTCACCGGCTCGCTCGTCGCGGCGGCCCTGGCGACCGTGCTGCTGAAGATGAGGAACGCGAAGTACCAGGCGCTGTGGGCCGCGGAGGAGCGCGACGACGACCAGGACGGCATCCCCGACATCTACGAACAGGACGACCCGGAGTACCACCTGCGCATGGCCGCGCTCTACGAACGCAAGGCCGCCGAGCATCGCAGGCTTGCCGAAGTGGCGGGCGGGGCAGGCGACGGCGACGACGGTCCGGCATGA
- a CDS encoding NUDIX hydrolase, whose amino-acid sequence MTRASRTDGGTDTDSGHRTRGGHVGLDRAGLPAWLDPVVRAVDTIEPLQLSRFLPPENGSGRQSAVLILFGEGPSGPELLLMERAGSLRSHAGQPSFPGGALDPEDGDPRTDGPLRAALREAEEETGLDPAGVQIFGVLPKLYIPVSGFVVTPVLGWWRRPTPVRVVDVNETARVFTVPVADLTDPANRATAVHPRGYAGPAFLVESALVWGFTAGVIDRLLHYAGWERPWDREKQVPLDWRS is encoded by the coding sequence ATGACACGCGCGAGCCGGACGGACGGCGGCACGGACACCGACAGCGGGCACCGCACGAGGGGCGGGCACGTGGGGCTGGACAGAGCCGGGCTGCCCGCATGGCTGGACCCGGTCGTGCGCGCCGTCGACACGATCGAGCCGTTGCAACTGAGCCGCTTCCTGCCGCCGGAGAACGGCTCGGGCCGGCAGTCGGCCGTCCTGATCCTGTTCGGCGAGGGACCGAGCGGCCCCGAGCTGCTGCTCATGGAGCGCGCCGGCTCTCTTCGGTCGCACGCCGGCCAGCCCTCGTTCCCGGGCGGTGCCCTCGACCCCGAGGACGGCGACCCGCGGACCGACGGCCCGCTGCGCGCCGCCCTGCGCGAGGCCGAGGAGGAGACCGGTCTCGACCCCGCGGGCGTCCAGATCTTCGGCGTGCTGCCCAAGCTGTACATCCCGGTCAGCGGCTTCGTCGTGACGCCCGTCCTCGGCTGGTGGCGCCGGCCGACCCCCGTCCGGGTCGTCGATGTGAACGAGACGGCCCGCGTCTTCACCGTCCCCGTGGCGGATCTCACGGATCCGGCCAACAGAGCCACCGCCGTCCACCCCCGGGGCTATGCGGGCCCGGCATTTCTGGTCGAATCGGCCCTCGTGTGGGGGTTCACGGCCGGCGTGATCGACCGTCTGCTGCACTACGCGGGCTGGGAGCGCCCCTGGGACCGCGAGAAGCAGGTCCCGCTCGACTGGCGCTCATGA
- a CDS encoding MarP family serine protease, with translation MNVLDILLLVAAVWFAIVGYRQGFVVGILSVIGFLGGGLVAVYVMPVVWDWMTDNSEVSTAAAVVAVVIVIVCASVGQALTTHLGNKLRRYITWSPARALDATGGALVNVVAMLLVAWLIGSALAGTTLPTVGKEVRTSKVLQGVAGALPDQADTWFADFSSVLTQNGFPQVFSPFSNEPITEVQPPDPALASSPVAQRAKRSIVKVMGTAQSCGKVLEGTGFVFGERRVMTNAHVVGGVDEPTVQIGGEGRKYEAKVVLYDWERDIAVLDVPGLKAPVLEFTTKDAAGSDDAIVAGFPENGAYDIRPARVRGRITANGADIYKRGTVHRDVYSLYATVRQGNSGGPLLTPEGKVYGVVFAKSLDDPDTGYALTADEVEEDIAKGRTANQQVDSDSCAL, from the coding sequence GTGAACGTGCTGGACATCCTGTTGCTGGTCGCCGCCGTCTGGTTCGCGATCGTGGGCTATCGACAGGGCTTCGTCGTCGGCATCCTCTCGGTGATCGGCTTCCTGGGGGGCGGCCTCGTCGCCGTCTACGTCATGCCCGTCGTCTGGGACTGGATGACGGACAACTCCGAGGTCAGCACGGCCGCCGCCGTGGTCGCGGTGGTCATCGTGATCGTCTGCGCCTCCGTGGGGCAGGCCCTGACCACCCACCTCGGCAACAAACTGCGCCGCTACATCACATGGTCCCCGGCGCGCGCCCTGGACGCCACCGGCGGCGCGCTGGTCAACGTGGTGGCCATGCTGCTGGTCGCCTGGCTGATCGGTTCCGCACTCGCGGGGACGACGCTGCCGACCGTCGGCAAGGAGGTCCGCACCTCCAAGGTGCTGCAAGGCGTGGCGGGGGCCCTGCCCGACCAGGCGGACACCTGGTTCGCGGACTTCTCGTCGGTCCTCACGCAGAACGGCTTCCCGCAGGTCTTCAGCCCGTTCTCCAACGAGCCGATCACCGAGGTCCAGCCTCCCGACCCGGCACTCGCGAGCAGCCCGGTCGCGCAGCGCGCCAAGCGGTCCATCGTCAAGGTCATGGGCACCGCCCAGAGTTGCGGCAAGGTTCTCGAAGGCACCGGCTTCGTCTTCGGCGAGCGCCGGGTGATGACCAACGCGCACGTGGTCGGCGGAGTGGACGAGCCCACGGTCCAGATCGGTGGCGAGGGCCGCAAGTACGAGGCCAAGGTCGTCCTGTACGACTGGGAGCGCGACATCGCCGTACTGGACGTGCCGGGCCTGAAGGCGCCCGTGCTGGAGTTCACCACCAAGGACGCCGCCGGCAGCGACGACGCGATCGTCGCGGGCTTCCCGGAGAACGGCGCGTACGACATCCGCCCCGCGCGCGTGCGGGGGCGCATCACGGCCAACGGCGCCGACATCTACAAGCGCGGCACCGTCCACCGTGACGTCTACTCGCTGTACGCCACCGTCCGCCAGGGCAACTCGGGCGGCCCGCTGCTCACGCCCGAAGGCAAGGTATACGGCGTGGTCTTCGCGAAGTCCCTCGACGACCCGGACACGGGCTACGCCCTCACCGCGGACGAGGTCGAGGAGGACATCGCCAAGGGCCGTACGGCCAACCAGCAGGTGGACAGCGACAGCTGCGCGCTCTGA
- a CDS encoding nucleotidyltransferase domain-containing protein, with the protein MAGTGRARGLDSQGYIEREGALARVGEDFRPVVVAARERVAQLFEGRLDSAYLYGSIPRGTARPGRSDLDLLLVLRGEPAEADRAAARSLDEALDARFPQIDGAGTLLVCRAQVLSDLERYDLGWFLACLCTPLLGEDLARELPRYRPDSLLARETNGDLALHLPRWRARLAAADDDARRRLVRGWSRRLVRTGFTLVMPQWNGWTSDLREMAQAFGEYYPERAAQMRAAAVAGYEPDADVGVLRSYLDDLGPWLAQEYARVHGLKAPRPGEP; encoded by the coding sequence ATGGCCGGAACGGGGCGTGCGAGAGGGCTGGACAGTCAGGGGTACATCGAGCGGGAAGGGGCTTTGGCACGGGTCGGTGAGGACTTTCGGCCGGTGGTCGTGGCGGCCCGGGAGCGGGTTGCGCAGCTGTTCGAGGGGCGGCTGGACAGTGCGTACCTCTACGGGTCGATTCCCCGGGGCACGGCTCGCCCGGGGCGCAGTGACCTCGATCTGTTGCTGGTGCTGCGCGGGGAGCCCGCGGAGGCCGACCGGGCGGCGGCCCGGTCGCTGGACGAGGCTCTGGACGCGCGGTTTCCGCAGATCGACGGGGCCGGGACGCTGCTGGTCTGCCGGGCGCAGGTGCTCAGCGACCTGGAGAGGTACGACCTGGGCTGGTTCCTGGCCTGTCTGTGCACCCCCCTGCTGGGCGAGGATCTCGCAAGGGAGCTGCCCCGCTACCGGCCGGACTCCCTCCTCGCCCGCGAGACGAACGGCGACCTCGCGCTGCACCTGCCGCGCTGGCGCGCGCGGCTCGCGGCAGCCGACGACGACGCCCGGCGGAGGCTTGTCCGTGGTTGGTCCCGGCGGCTCGTCCGTACCGGGTTCACCCTCGTCATGCCGCAATGGAACGGCTGGACCAGCGATCTGCGCGAGATGGCGCAGGCGTTCGGCGAGTACTACCCCGAGCGCGCCGCCCAGATGCGCGCGGCGGCGGTGGCCGGATACGAGCCGGATGCCGACGTCGGCGTTCTGCGGTCGTATCTGGACGACCTCGGGCCCTGGTTGGCGCAGGAGTACGCGCGCGTGCACGGCCTCAAGGCGCCGCGTCCCGGTGAGCCGTAG
- the acs gene encoding acetate--CoA ligase: MSNESLANLLKEERRFAPPADLAENANVTAEAYEQAREDRLGFWAAQARRLAWAKEPTETLDWSNPPFAKWFADGELNVAYNCVDRHVEAGNGDRVAIHFEGEPGDSQALTYAQLKDEVSKAANALLELGVQAGDRVAVYMPMIPETAVAMLACARIGAAHSVVFGGFSADALATRIQDADARVVITSDGGYRRGKPSALKPAVDDAADRAGNVEHVLVVRRTGQDVAWNDSRDVWWHEIVDRQSTEHTPQPFGAEHPLFILYTSGTTGKPKGILHTSGGYLTQTSYTHHAVFDLKPETDVYWCTADVGWVTGHSYIVYGPLANGATQVMYEGTPDTPHQGRFWEIVQKYGVTILYTAPTAIRTFMKWGDDIPAKFDLSSLRVLGSVGEPINPEAWIWYRKHIGADATPIVDTWWQTETGAMMISPLPGVTATKPGSAQTPLPGISATVVDDEAREVPDGGGGYLVLTEPWPSMLRTIWGDDQRFLDTYWSRFEGKYFAGDGAKKDDDGDIWLLGRVDDVMLVSGHNISTTEVESALVSHPSVAEAAVVGAADETTGQAIVAFVILRGTANAEDEGLVADLRNHVGATLGPIAKPKRVLPVQELPKTRSGKIMRRLLRDVAENRQLGDVTTLTDSTVMDLIQAKLPAAPSED, encoded by the coding sequence GTGAGCAACGAAAGCCTGGCCAACCTCTTGAAGGAGGAGCGACGCTTCGCGCCGCCCGCTGACCTGGCGGAGAACGCCAACGTCACGGCCGAGGCGTACGAGCAGGCCAGGGAGGACCGGCTCGGCTTCTGGGCGGCGCAGGCCCGGCGGCTGGCCTGGGCCAAGGAGCCGACCGAGACGCTGGACTGGTCGAACCCGCCGTTCGCCAAGTGGTTCGCGGACGGCGAGCTCAACGTCGCGTACAACTGCGTCGACCGGCATGTCGAGGCAGGCAACGGCGACCGGGTCGCCATCCACTTCGAGGGCGAGCCCGGCGACAGCCAAGCCCTCACCTACGCCCAGCTCAAGGACGAGGTGAGCAAGGCGGCGAACGCCCTGCTGGAGCTGGGGGTCCAGGCCGGAGACCGGGTCGCGGTGTACATGCCGATGATCCCGGAGACGGCCGTGGCGATGCTCGCCTGCGCACGGATCGGCGCCGCGCACTCCGTCGTGTTCGGCGGCTTCTCCGCGGACGCGCTCGCGACCCGTATCCAGGACGCGGACGCGCGTGTGGTCATCACCTCCGACGGCGGCTACCGGCGCGGCAAGCCCTCCGCGCTCAAGCCCGCCGTGGACGACGCGGCCGACCGAGCCGGCAATGTCGAGCACGTCCTCGTCGTCCGCCGCACCGGTCAGGACGTCGCCTGGAACGACTCGCGTGACGTGTGGTGGCACGAGATCGTCGACCGGCAGAGCACCGAGCACACCCCGCAGCCGTTCGGGGCCGAGCACCCGCTGTTCATCCTGTACACGTCCGGCACGACGGGTAAGCCCAAGGGCATCCTGCACACCTCCGGCGGCTATCTCACCCAGACGTCGTACACCCACCACGCCGTCTTCGACCTCAAGCCGGAGACGGACGTGTACTGGTGCACGGCCGACGTCGGCTGGGTCACCGGCCACTCGTACATCGTGTACGGGCCGCTGGCCAACGGCGCGACGCAGGTCATGTACGAGGGCACGCCGGACACCCCGCACCAGGGGCGGTTCTGGGAGATCGTGCAGAAGTACGGGGTGACGATCCTCTACACGGCGCCCACGGCCATCCGCACGTTCATGAAGTGGGGCGACGACATCCCCGCGAAGTTCGACCTCAGCAGCCTGCGGGTGCTGGGCTCGGTCGGTGAGCCCATCAACCCCGAGGCGTGGATCTGGTACCGCAAGCACATCGGGGCCGACGCGACGCCGATCGTGGACACCTGGTGGCAGACCGAGACCGGCGCGATGATGATCTCGCCGCTGCCGGGCGTGACGGCCACCAAGCCGGGCTCGGCGCAGACGCCGCTGCCGGGCATCTCCGCCACGGTGGTGGACGACGAGGCCCGCGAAGTACCGGACGGTGGCGGCGGTTACCTGGTCCTGACCGAGCCGTGGCCGTCGATGCTGCGCACCATCTGGGGTGACGACCAGCGGTTCCTCGACACGTACTGGTCGCGGTTCGAGGGCAAGTACTTCGCCGGTGACGGGGCGAAGAAGGACGACGACGGGGACATCTGGCTCCTCGGGCGCGTCGACGACGTGATGCTCGTGTCGGGCCACAACATCTCGACGACCGAGGTGGAGTCCGCGCTCGTCTCCCATCCGTCCGTGGCCGAGGCGGCCGTGGTCGGCGCGGCCGACGAGACCACCGGTCAGGCGATCGTGGCGTTCGTGATCCTGCGCGGCACGGCGAACGCCGAGGACGAGGGCCTCGTCGCCGACCTGCGCAACCACGTCGGCGCCACCCTCGGGCCGATCGCCAAGCCGAAGCGGGTCCTGCCGGTGCAGGAGCTGCCGAAGACCCGCTCCGGGAAGATCATGCGGCGTCTGCTGCGGGACGTGGCGGAGAACCGGCAGCTCGGTGACGTCACCACGCTGACCGACTCCACGGTGATGGACCTGATCCAGGCCAAGCTGCCGGCGGCGCCGAGCGAGGACTGA
- a CDS encoding alpha/beta fold hydrolase — protein sequence MTDPATAPAALSNQPASPVRLDVPGAKELIHRDVAANGARFHIAEVGDGPLVLLLHGFPQFWWTWRHQLVALADAGFRAVAMDLRGVGGSDRTPRGYDPANLALDITGVVRSLGEPDAALVGHDLGGYLAWTAAVMRPKLVRRLAVSSMPHPRRWRSAMLSDVKQTSAGSYIWGFQRPWIPERQLTADDGALVGRLIRDWSGPRLPDDEAVEAYRRAMCIPSTAHCSIEPYRWMVRSLARPDGIQFNRRMKRPVRVPTLHLHGSLDPVMRTRSAAGSGEYVEAPYRWRLFDGLGHFPHEEDPVAFSAELINWLKDPEPDR from the coding sequence ATGACCGACCCCGCGACCGCCCCGGCCGCCCTCTCGAATCAGCCCGCGTCCCCCGTACGACTCGACGTGCCCGGCGCCAAGGAACTGATCCACCGGGACGTGGCCGCCAACGGCGCGCGTTTCCATATCGCGGAGGTGGGCGACGGGCCGCTGGTGCTGCTGCTGCACGGCTTCCCGCAGTTCTGGTGGACCTGGCGGCACCAGCTGGTCGCCCTCGCCGACGCGGGCTTCCGGGCCGTGGCGATGGACCTGCGCGGGGTCGGCGGCAGCGACCGCACGCCCCGGGGTTACGACCCCGCGAACCTCGCCCTGGACATCACCGGAGTCGTACGGTCGCTCGGCGAGCCCGACGCCGCCCTGGTCGGCCACGACCTGGGCGGCTATCTGGCGTGGACGGCTGCCGTGATGCGCCCCAAGCTCGTCCGGCGGCTCGCGGTGTCCTCGATGCCGCACCCGCGGCGGTGGCGGTCGGCGATGCTCTCGGACGTCAAGCAGACGTCCGCGGGTTCCTACATCTGGGGGTTCCAGCGGCCCTGGATCCCGGAGCGTCAACTCACCGCCGACGACGGCGCCCTGGTCGGCCGGCTGATCCGGGACTGGTCGGGGCCGCGCCTGCCCGACGACGAGGCCGTGGAGGCGTACCGGCGGGCGATGTGCATCCCGTCGACGGCGCATTGCTCGATCGAGCCCTACCGGTGGATGGTGCGGTCCCTGGCCCGCCCGGACGGCATCCAGTTCAACCGCAGGATGAAGCGCCCGGTCCGGGTGCCCACCCTCCACCTGCACGGTTCACTCGACCCGGTGATGCGTACCCGCAGCGCGGCCGGGTCCGGGGAGTACGTCGAAGCGCCGTACCGTTGGCGGCTGTTCGACGGTCTGGGGCACTTCCCGCACGAGGAGGACCCGGTGGCGTTCTCGGCCGAACTCATCAACTGGCTGAAGGACCCCGAGCCCGACCGTTGA
- a CDS encoding phage holin family protein: protein MSAPDGSPVGAERSVGQLFASATAEMSALVHDEIALAKAQLRQDVKRGVIGGGAFTAAGTVLIFSLPMLSFALAYGIRTWSEWNLAICFLLSFAANVLVALVLTLIGVVFSKKAKKGQGPQKVAASMKETAGVLQNAKPHPRRPAPADDAVEAVARSTS, encoded by the coding sequence ATGAGCGCACCCGACGGCAGCCCGGTCGGAGCCGAACGCAGTGTCGGCCAGCTGTTCGCCTCGGCGACGGCCGAGATGTCCGCGCTGGTGCACGACGAGATCGCGCTGGCCAAGGCCCAGCTCAGGCAGGACGTCAAGCGAGGGGTGATCGGCGGCGGGGCGTTCACCGCCGCCGGCACGGTGCTGATCTTCTCTCTGCCGATGCTGAGTTTCGCCCTGGCGTACGGCATCCGCACCTGGAGCGAGTGGAACCTCGCGATCTGCTTCCTGCTCTCGTTCGCGGCGAACGTACTGGTCGCCCTGGTGCTAACACTGATCGGCGTCGTCTTCTCGAAGAAGGCCAAGAAGGGCCAGGGCCCGCAGAAGGTCGCCGCGTCGATGAAGGAGACGGCGGGCGTGCTGCAGAACGCCAAGCCGCACCCCCGTCGGCCCGCCCCGGCCGACGACGCCGTCGAGGCTGTGGCACGCTCGACGTCATGA